In the Magnolia sinica isolate HGM2019 chromosome 15, MsV1, whole genome shotgun sequence genome, one interval contains:
- the LOC131227005 gene encoding GDSL esterase/lipase 5-like → MTGYYYINEISLKKPPIQLAFEILRRKNFDTLVEFCSTVNGKSIFFIFGDSTVDPGNNNYIQTIQENRADYKPYGQNGFFEVPSGRFSDGRVIVDFIAEYAKLPIIPPYLQPSTEFINGANFASGGAGVLPETSQGQVIDLHTQLKYFEQVQSSLVEKLGDGPALKLISEAVYFFSIGSNDYMGGYFGNPKMRETYTPQEYVGMVIGNLTQVIQVLYEKGGRKFGFLSLSPLGCLPALRAMNPNANAKEGGCFEEASALALAHNNALSSLLTSLEHFLKGFKYSNSNFYTWLNDRIQHPSKYDFKDGINACCGTGPYGGVFSCGGTKAVTEYSLCDNPNDHVWWDSFHPTERIHEQFAQALWSGPPFYVGPYNLEGLFFENEKLTISDIVDSVDDVGPSILA, encoded by the exons ATGACAGGTTACTACTATATTAACGAAATCTCGTTGAAGAAACCGCCCATTCAACTAGCATTTGAAATCTTACGGAgaaaaaacttcgatactctggtAGAAT TTTGCTCAACAGTAAATGGCAAATCCATATTCTTCATCTTTGGCGACTCAACCGTTGATCCAGGCAACAACAAttacatccagaccattcaagaGAACCGAGCAGATTATAAGCCATATGGCCAGAACGGATTCTTTGAGGTACCCAGCGGACGGTTCTCTGATGGCCGCGTCATCGTCGATTTTATCG CGGAATATGCTAAACTACCGATAATTCCTCCGTATTTACAACCTTCTACTGAGTTTATCAATGGTGCCAACTTTGCATCCGGCGGTGCAGGTGTTCTTCCTGAAACCAGCCAAGGACAG GTCATTGATCTTCATACACAGCTCAAGTACTTTGAACAAGTGCAAAGCTCATTAGTAGAAAAGCTGGGAGATGGGCCAGCACTGAAGTTGATATCTGAGGCCGTTTATTTCTTCAGTATTGGAAGTAATGACTACATGGGAGGGTATTTTGGGAACCCAAAAATGCGTGAGACTTATACTCCTCAAGAGTACGTAGGCATGGTTATTGGCAACTTGACACAAGTGATTCAA GTATTATATGAGAAAGGGGGAAGGAAATTTGGATTTCTGAGTTTGTCTCCATTGGGTTGCTTGCCAGCCCTTAGAGCTATGAACCCAAATGCAAATGCAAAAGAGGGGGGCTGTTTTGAAGAGGCATCAGCACTTGCACTGGCTCATAACAATGCTCTCTCATCTCTTCTCACCAGCCTAGAACACTTCCTCAAAGGCTTTAAATACTCCAATTCCAATTTCTACACTTGGCTCAATGATAGAATCCAACACCCTTCTAAAtatg ATTTCAAGGATGGAATCAACGCTTGCTGTGGGACGGGACCATATGGGGGAGTCTTCAGCTGTGGAGGGACCAAAGCAGTGACTGAATACAGCTTATGTGACAATCCCAACGATCATGTTTGGTGGGATTCTTTCCATCCAACGGAGAGGATTCACGAGCAATTTGCACAAGCACTTTGGAGTGGGCCACCTTTCTATGTGGGGCCATATAATCTAGAAGGGCTCTTCTTCGAGAATGAAAAGCTCACTATCTCGGATATTGTTGACAGCGTGGATGATGTGGGGCCCAGCATCCTGGCCTAG